One Bacillus sp. 1780r2a1 DNA segment encodes these proteins:
- a CDS encoding TerC family protein, translating into MENELFTLGVAISSTAIIALLKIILIDIILSGDNAVVIAMATRNLPKELQNKAIFWGTFGAVVLRIGFAAVIVYLLKIPFVTIIGGVLLLWIAYKVLVEEEDSSNIKSYNGLGKAIQTIIIADAVMSLDNVVAVAGAANGHIGMVALGVLISIPIMIFGSKAIVKAMDKYPWIAYVGAGILAWTAAEMILKDKSVGELLHIHHGIATYLIQAVVVVLILFAGYSKNKRIKEKNDRVKQSA; encoded by the coding sequence ATGGAAAATGAGCTTTTCACTTTAGGCGTCGCGATTTCATCAACAGCTATTATTGCGTTATTAAAAATCATTCTTATTGACATTATCTTATCTGGAGATAATGCAGTCGTAATTGCGATGGCTACACGGAATTTACCAAAAGAGCTGCAAAACAAAGCGATTTTTTGGGGAACGTTTGGAGCGGTCGTTCTACGCATCGGGTTTGCGGCAGTTATCGTATACCTACTGAAAATTCCATTTGTGACAATCATCGGCGGCGTGTTGCTTCTGTGGATTGCGTACAAAGTACTGGTGGAAGAAGAAGATAGTTCAAATATTAAGTCTTATAACGGCTTAGGAAAAGCGATTCAAACAATTATTATCGCAGACGCAGTGATGAGTCTTGATAACGTAGTAGCGGTTGCTGGGGCTGCAAATGGTCATATTGGAATGGTTGCTCTTGGCGTATTGATTAGTATTCCAATTATGATTTTTGGTTCAAAAGCAATCGTGAAAGCAATGGACAAGTATCCGTGGATTGCATACGTTGGAGCTGGAATTTTAGCTTGGACGGCAGCTGAAATGATTTTAAAAGACAAAAGCGTTGGCGAGCTGCTTCACATTCATCACGGGATTGCGACCTATCTGATTCAAGCAGTCGTAGTTGTTCTCATTTTGTTTGCTGGGTACAGCAAGAACAAAAGAATTAAAGAGAAAAACGATAGGGTTAAACAATCAGCATAA
- a CDS encoding FAD-dependent oxidoreductase, which produces MYDVVIIGAGVSGVFLAYTLARQSQNVLLIDKGKQLHKRSCPLDEGKLCSCDVCGKYYGFAGLGKSEGKFNYTNDFGGDLEQKVGPEEALRLMKEVDNVLCSFGGDEVELYSTVNPALVKNAKVHGLQLLSTEVRHLGTARSTAIFQRIYDVLKSRIDIWFEVDVQRIEKQENEFKIVSNKGDVQARRVVVATGRSGNDWAEEQFSALGVKKGLTRLDLGIRVEMHGRQLNRLLEHTFETKLASQHEGVISYTYCMNPKGRIIRKYQEGLVMPDGQNYREKGSGTANLNFTLFTPAYFNTLQEANTYAQNVIGELNAGGDQIVVQRLSDLRRQKATSKEDMSGNRIQPTLSATAGNLLNYVPTNYISALEAFLRKLEGLLGESIHEDTLLYGMDGKFYSPVVETDEYFETNVKGLYVIGDSSGVTHSLSQAAASGMYVGEVFNEKIL; this is translated from the coding sequence GTGTATGATGTTGTCATTATTGGAGCAGGCGTAAGCGGGGTGTTTTTAGCGTATACGCTGGCAAGACAAAGCCAAAACGTACTGCTTATTGATAAGGGAAAACAGCTCCATAAAAGGTCATGTCCTCTTGATGAAGGGAAGCTTTGCAGTTGTGACGTGTGCGGAAAATATTACGGTTTTGCAGGACTCGGAAAGTCAGAAGGGAAGTTTAACTACACCAATGATTTTGGCGGAGATTTAGAGCAAAAAGTAGGTCCAGAAGAAGCGCTTCGTCTCATGAAAGAAGTAGACAATGTGCTTTGTTCGTTCGGAGGGGATGAAGTAGAGCTGTATTCCACAGTGAATCCAGCACTTGTAAAGAATGCAAAAGTACATGGTCTCCAGCTTCTTTCAACGGAAGTTCGACACTTAGGAACAGCTCGTTCGACTGCTATTTTCCAGCGCATATACGACGTATTGAAGTCACGAATTGACATATGGTTTGAAGTAGACGTCCAGCGCATTGAGAAACAAGAAAATGAGTTTAAAATTGTTTCAAATAAAGGGGATGTACAAGCACGTCGCGTCGTGGTCGCAACAGGTAGATCAGGGAACGACTGGGCTGAAGAACAATTCTCAGCTCTCGGTGTGAAGAAAGGATTAACTCGCTTAGATTTAGGAATACGTGTTGAAATGCATGGTCGCCAGCTCAATCGTTTGTTAGAGCATACGTTTGAAACAAAGCTTGCATCCCAACATGAAGGCGTCATTTCTTATACATATTGTATGAATCCAAAGGGCCGCATTATTAGAAAATATCAAGAGGGGTTGGTCATGCCAGATGGTCAAAATTACCGAGAAAAAGGAAGCGGTACGGCAAATTTAAACTTCACTCTTTTTACACCTGCTTATTTTAATACGCTACAAGAAGCGAATACCTATGCGCAAAATGTGATTGGTGAACTAAACGCCGGAGGAGATCAGATTGTCGTTCAGCGCTTGTCCGACTTGCGACGTCAAAAAGCAACGTCCAAGGAAGACATGAGCGGTAATCGAATTCAGCCAACGCTTAGCGCTACCGCGGGGAACTTATTGAACTATGTTCCAACTAATTATATTTCTGCATTAGAAGCCTTTTTAAGAAAGCTCGAAGGATTGCTTGGAGAAAGCATTCACGAAGATACGCTTCTTTATGGAATGGACGGGAAGTTTTATTCGCCGGTTGTGGAAACGGATGAATACTTC
- a CDS encoding dienelactone hydrolase family protein, whose translation MESGRCRRAIIVVHEIYGLNDHIKGVCKRLKKLNYTVISPNLLGEEMLYTYSEEDRAYLYFVNKIGFNEAAYQIKKLARELKSEYTELYIVGFSVGATIAWLCSNEGNLFTGVIGFYGSRIRDYLNIMPACDTLLFFPKKEKSFNTNDMIKCLEEKTNVHIVKVNSNHGFTDQSNSEYSQEDSELCFEIMENFILAQNYTKN comes from the coding sequence TTGGAAAGTGGACGGTGTAGAAGGGCAATTATAGTTGTTCATGAGATATATGGATTAAATGATCATATTAAAGGTGTTTGTAAAAGGTTAAAAAAATTAAATTATACTGTCATAAGTCCCAATTTACTTGGTGAAGAAATGCTTTATACTTACAGCGAAGAAGATAGGGCTTATCTGTACTTTGTTAATAAAATTGGATTTAATGAAGCTGCATATCAAATAAAAAAATTAGCGAGAGAGTTAAAAAGTGAATACACTGAGTTGTATATAGTGGGTTTTAGTGTAGGAGCAACTATAGCTTGGCTATGTAGTAATGAAGGAAATTTATTTACTGGTGTAATTGGATTTTATGGTTCAAGAATAAGAGATTATCTAAATATTATGCCAGCATGTGATACCCTGCTTTTTTTTCCAAAAAAAGAAAAGTCATTCAACACTAATGATATGATCAAATGCTTAGAAGAGAAAACCAATGTTCATATTGTAAAAGTAAACAGTAATCATGGTTTTACAGATCAATCGAATTCGGAATATAGTCAAGAGGATTCTGAGTTGTGTTTTGAAATAATGGAAAATTTTATTTTAGCACAGAACTATACGAAGAACTAA
- a CDS encoding ybaK/ebsC family protein, protein MDKSGMFEDFNFKLVVIETLLDKDPSFQTELNSLIDQHRNDFEWYTGAEPIAPIKTFLEELTLEKSDLEKVDWLCFDGGNEIYHILKPDWDGEDELFDVKSVEGFQHLKNLTKVDYISLCELEVLEPLKEAGIEVE, encoded by the coding sequence ATGGACAAGAGTGGAATGTTTGAAGATTTTAATTTTAAGTTAGTGGTGATTGAAACGTTGTTAGATAAAGACCCTTCATTTCAAACAGAGTTAAACAGTTTGATAGATCAACATAGGAATGATTTTGAATGGTATACAGGCGCAGAGCCCATTGCTCCAATTAAAACATTTTTAGAAGAACTTACGTTAGAAAAGAGTGATTTAGAAAAAGTGGATTGGCTTTGCTTTGATGGTGGGAACGAAATTTATCATATTCTCAAGCCAGATTGGGACGGAGAAGATGAGCTATTTGACGTAAAGTCAGTTGAAGGATTTCAGCACTTAAAAAACCTCACAAAAGTAGATTATATTTCTCTTTGTGAACTAGAGGTGTTAGAGCCGTTAAAAGAAGCTGGAATTGAGGTTGAATAA
- a CDS encoding MFS transporter gives MTSQRWMSFQFFGFFLTFGIFVPYWSSWLITSKGFTPDEAGFIIALGLITRSITTLYIFPLACKYLTLSQINRIVPLVSVLLVITLIFVDNIVWVALVTILLSLIYPMPLAMHEAMASTLIRESGLQYGKSRSYGSIGYIIALILTGIIISLTDETIIIYLMIVGCMVFLFLTSFSTPEPLKVKVSSTKISSLSLFKSKSFLLVLTICIIIQSAHAAYYSYGVLFLKDMGVTANYTGAILVLAVLSEIAFFYIADNLFKNKSITSILIYCINFSIIRWLIIASFSNVSIFIFSQILHSITFGLTQFAFVKYLDEHVENKYFPFAHGIYAAFALSLGSGILTLGSGYLYSISPSLTFLGMALICVPCLILCYLLKKALDFNENTYINLQTNKLEEVSKDATDQRKTI, from the coding sequence ATGACTAGTCAAAGATGGATGTCGTTTCAGTTTTTTGGTTTTTTTCTTACGTTTGGAATATTTGTACCGTATTGGTCTTCCTGGCTAATTACAAGCAAAGGTTTTACTCCAGATGAAGCGGGGTTTATTATTGCACTTGGTTTAATTACAAGATCAATAACAACACTTTATATATTTCCCCTTGCTTGCAAGTACTTGACTTTGTCTCAAATAAATCGAATCGTACCATTAGTATCTGTGCTATTAGTTATCACTTTAATATTTGTAGACAACATAGTATGGGTAGCCCTAGTTACAATTTTATTAAGTTTAATCTATCCTATGCCTTTAGCTATGCATGAAGCTATGGCCTCTACGTTGATACGAGAAAGTGGCCTCCAGTATGGGAAAAGTAGATCTTATGGTTCTATAGGGTATATTATTGCACTGATATTAACGGGAATAATAATTTCACTAACAGATGAAACCATTATTATTTATTTAATGATTGTCGGGTGTATGGTCTTTCTATTTCTTACATCATTTAGTACTCCAGAACCTTTAAAAGTAAAAGTTTCATCAACTAAGATATCCTCTCTAAGTTTATTTAAATCGAAGTCATTCTTGTTAGTGTTAACGATTTGTATAATCATTCAATCCGCTCATGCTGCGTATTACAGCTACGGGGTTCTGTTTTTAAAAGATATGGGAGTGACAGCAAATTATACAGGAGCTATATTAGTGCTTGCTGTGTTATCAGAGATAGCTTTCTTTTATATTGCAGATAATTTGTTTAAAAACAAAAGTATTACTAGTATTTTAATATATTGCATTAATTTTTCTATTATAAGGTGGCTGATTATAGCTAGTTTCAGTAATGTTTCTATTTTTATTTTTTCGCAAATTTTACACTCTATTACCTTCGGTCTAACTCAGTTTGCATTTGTAAAATATTTAGATGAACATGTTGAAAATAAATATTTTCCGTTTGCACATGGTATATATGCAGCTTTTGCTTTAAGTTTGGGTAGTGGCATATTGACTTTAGGAAGTGGATATTTGTACTCTATTTCTCCATCTTTGACTTTTTTAGGTATGGCATTAATATGTGTTCCGTGTTTAATTTTATGTTATTTATTAAAAAAAGCACTTGATTTCAATGAGAATACGTATATAAACTTACAAACTAATAAATTAGAAGAGGTGAGCAAAGATGCTACTGACCAAAGAAAAACTATATAG